A stretch of Tripterygium wilfordii isolate XIE 37 chromosome 11, ASM1340144v1, whole genome shotgun sequence DNA encodes these proteins:
- the LOC120009006 gene encoding phosphoenolpyruvate carboxylase kinase 2-like yields MCDSLKNDYQICDEIGRGRFGTIYRCFSPASNQFYACKTIDKNLLADPTDRECLQNEAKIMFLLSPHPNIVQIYDVYDRTESLSLVLELCESNTLYDRIVVSNSVFCEIKAASMIKQLLVALSHCHNLDIVHRDIKPDNIFFDSRGRLKLGDFGSADWLGEEGTVSGVVGTPYYVAPEVLMGREYNEKVDVWSAGVVLYTLLGGIPPFYGETAAEIFESVLKGNLRFPPRVFPAVSSSAKDLMRKMICRDVSRRLSADQAFRHPWMLSGGEAASMD; encoded by the exons ATGTGCGACTCCTTGAAGAACGATTACCAAATCTGCGACGAGATCGGGCGCGGCAGATTTGGCACAATCTACCGCTGCTTCTCTCCGGCGAGCAACCAATTCTATGCTTGCAAGACCATCGACAAGAACCTCCTCGCCGATCCTACCGACCGCGAGTGCCTTCAAAACGAGGCAAAGATCATGTTCCTCCTGTCTCCACACCCAAACATTGTGCAGATCTACGACGTCTACGACCGTACCGAGTCGCTTTCTCTGGTTTTGGAGCTCTGTGAGTCCAACACTCTCTACGATCGAATTGTTGTCTCTAACTCTGTTTTCTGTGAAATCAAGGCGGCGTCTATGATCAAACAGTTGCTCGTAGCCTTGTCTCACTGTCACAATCTTGACATT GTTCATCGGGACATAAAGCCTGATAACATCTTCTTCGATTCGCGAGGTCGATTGAAGCTGGGGGACTTCGGATCTGCGGATTGGTTGGGGGAGGAGGGGACGGTAAGTGGTGTGGTTGGGACGCCGTATTACGTGGCGCCGGAAGTCCTGATGGGGAGGGAGTACAACGAGAAGGTTGATGTATGGAGTGCTGGTGTCGTTTTGTATACATTGTTGGGTGGAATTCCGCCGTTTTACGGAGAGACCGCAGCGGAGATATTCGAGTCGGTTTTGAAGGGAAATCTGAGATTTCCTCCAAGGGTTTTCCCGGCTGTGTCTTCTTCAGCGAAGGATCTGATGAGAAAGATGATTTGTAGGGATGTTTCTAGGAGATTATCAGCAGACCAGGCTTTCA GACATCCATGGATGTTGAGTGGAGGAGAAGCAGCTTCAATGGACTGA
- the LOC120008748 gene encoding uncharacterized protein LOC120008748 — protein MKWFHQLPENSVSSWKELAQIFVARLIANNIDPSTLDTLSALHLRKGESLRAYSSRYSDTYADIEDCDEKIVVVTFHLGLPWDHKLQESLTMAPPRSMAALQDIIKQYVKLEEDKQRDRQFPNTQEGSQWKDNKRPEKSGQEKESSKAPKPNSYEAMKTIFRDPVYRILL, from the coding sequence ATGAAGTGGTTTCATCAGCTTCCAGAAAACTCAGTATCGTCCTGGAAGGAGTTGGCACAGATCTTCGTGGCTAGGCTCATAGCAAACAACATAGATCCGTCAACTTTGGATACTTTGTCTGCCTTGCATCTGAGGAAGGGAGAGTCTCTCAGAGCCTACTCATCAAGGTATTCAGATACCTATGCAGACATTGAAGACTGCGATGAGAAAATTGTCGTTGTGACCTTTCATCTGGGGTTGCCTTGGGATCATAAGCTGCAAGAAAGCTTGACCATGGCGCCACCAAGAAGTATGGCtgctttgcaagatataataaAGCAGTATGTCAAATTGGAGGAAGATAAGCAAAGAGATCGTCAGTTCCCCAACACTCAAGAAGGATCCCAATGGAAAGATAACAAAAGACCAGAGAAAAGTGGACAAGAGAAGGAATCGTCCAAGGCTCCTAAACCCAATTCATACGAAGCGATGAAGACAATATTTAGAGATCCCGTATACCGAATCCTTCTTTAG
- the LOC120008749 gene encoding uncharacterized protein LOC120008749, whose translation MVKRIMVDQGSSVEIMYYSLFQKLGKTQADLIPVLSHLIGLNATSVWPLGRIRMPVTAGPVMVEVDFLVIDLPSTYNAILGRTWLHMLEAVPSSYHQMQKFPYEDNVVEIRGDPLHQNNTSWQKSRVDPELATHKLNVKLGNKINSSTYNGSGPGG comes from the exons ATGGTAAAGAGGATAATGGTGGACCAAGGCAGTTCTGTAGAAATCATGTATTATTCCCTCTTTCAGAAGCTGGGGAAAACACAGGCTGATTTGATTCCTGTTCTATCACACTTGATAGGACTCAATGCGACTTCAGTTTGGCCACTTGGAAGGATACGGATGCCAGTGACGGCTGGTCCGGTTATGGTTGAGGTAGATTTCCTTGTTATTGATTTACCTTCAACATACAATGCAATTTTGGGCAGGACATGGCTGCATATGCTGGAGGCTGTACCATCCTCTTATCACCAGATGCAAAAATTCCCTTATGAAGACAATGTGGTGGAGATAAGAGGAGACCCTTTGCATCAAAATAACACTTCATGGCAAAAGTCAA GAGTAGACCCAGAATTAGCCACCCATAAGTTGAATGTCAAGCTAGGCAATAAGATCAACAGTTCAACATACAATGGTAGTGGTCCGGGAGGTTGA